One Methanobacteriales archaeon HGW-Methanobacteriales-1 DNA window includes the following coding sequences:
- a CDS encoding cobalamin biosynthesis protein CobM: MHLPDGLIPLWQAVIYWILAIIPLAFYAFKISKSEKKDKLIINTGIFTAVTVVVSSLSIPSPFGIPMHFFLIPLVVILLGPLTGIAVAFSCLLLQFLFLGMGGLTTLGANVLAMGVVMSISTYLFYKLTYDLDERLSIFAGTIMGIIMATVTNAIILILAGVATLEMLMATLIPFYLFIAVIEGLANVAIISFIFKIKPEMLKLDKI; the protein is encoded by the coding sequence TTGCATTTACCTGATGGACTTATACCTCTGTGGCAAGCAGTGATTTACTGGATTTTAGCCATTATACCTTTAGCATTTTATGCTTTTAAAATATCAAAAAGTGAAAAAAAAGATAAACTGATAATTAATACTGGAATATTTACCGCTGTGACTGTTGTAGTATCTTCTTTATCAATACCCTCTCCCTTTGGTATCCCTATGCACTTTTTCCTGATACCTCTAGTAGTTATTTTACTGGGCCCATTAACTGGTATTGCTGTAGCTTTTTCATGCTTGCTTTTGCAGTTCCTATTTTTAGGAATGGGTGGATTAACCACTCTGGGAGCTAATGTACTGGCCATGGGTGTGGTAATGAGTATTTCAACTTATTTATTCTACAAATTAACCTATGATCTTGATGAAAGATTAAGCATTTTCGCGGGTACAATAATGGGTATAATAATGGCTACTGTTACTAATGCTATTATTCTAATATTGGCAGGAGTTGCTACTTTAGAAATGTTAATGGCCACTTTAATACCTTTTTATTTATTTATCGCAGTTATTGAAGGGTTAGCCAATGTTGCTATCATATCATTTATCTTCAAAATCAAACCTGAAATGTTAAAATTGGATAAAATTTAA
- a CDS encoding transporter: protein MVSLLWQMGVLSVLLVFGIKIGLAMGFAGISKKMAALIIVGYGLGILAITTLASAYMALVQGFFTQYASVITIIMAAVIMYAGFHTIREWKQNQKNTAKATCMAMVAPCPCCFGAVIAVIVMVSPLIGLSAATIGKYSALFLMILITIFYLSSGAIVKFVKKPYPVLLGNFMLFAGLYFMVSAIVLPNINSVLSSTMTPLDIPSITTMALALLGSLGLLALGIFLNKKRSTLN, encoded by the coding sequence ATTGTTAGTTTATTATGGCAAATGGGAGTATTATCAGTATTACTCGTATTCGGAATAAAGATTGGTCTGGCCATGGGATTTGCAGGCATTAGTAAAAAAATGGCGGCCTTAATTATTGTTGGATATGGATTAGGAATACTAGCCATCACTACACTGGCCAGTGCTTATATGGCATTGGTACAAGGCTTTTTTACGCAGTATGCGTCAGTCATCACCATTATCATGGCTGCGGTTATAATGTATGCTGGATTTCACACTATTCGTGAATGGAAACAGAATCAAAAGAATACGGCTAAAGCAACATGCATGGCCATGGTAGCTCCATGCCCTTGTTGTTTTGGAGCAGTAATTGCGGTTATTGTAATGGTTTCTCCATTAATTGGTCTTTCTGCTGCTACTATTGGTAAATATTCTGCATTGTTTTTAATGATATTAATAACAATTTTCTATCTAAGTTCAGGTGCAATTGTTAAATTTGTGAAAAAACCTTACCCTGTTCTTTTAGGAAATTTCATGCTATTTGCAGGCCTTTATTTTATGGTGTCCGCTATAGTACTCCCCAATATAAATTCAGTTTTAAGTTCAACCATGACTCCTTTGGACATACCATCCATTACTACTATGGCATTGGCTCTGTTAGGTTCATTAGGGTTATTGGCTCTTGGAATATTCTTAAATAAAAAAAGAAGTACTTTAAATTGA
- a CDS encoding flagellar motor protein MotA, with product MVAVPGSEMLGSILHVISLSLLIPVIVGLLAFMAYAIIAFGGMISEYSSRIKTTPKEIEDIIKQISHPPTSEQIMAVVEKSGIPQAQKNILIDLANTQDMPDASREALARKLVENEEIKAMKGIEKTDIVTRLGPTLGLMGTLIPMGPGLAALGSGDINTLAQAIIIAFDTTVVGLAAGGIAYVVSKVRRRWYEEYISNLDTLVDSVLEVMKHGAKTQATNAF from the coding sequence ATGGTTGCAGTCCCTGGCAGTGAAATGTTGGGTAGTATTTTACACGTAATTTCTCTTAGTCTTTTAATACCGGTTATTGTTGGTCTTTTGGCTTTTATGGCTTATGCTATAATTGCTTTTGGTGGAATGATTTCAGAATATTCCAGTCGGATTAAGACCACTCCTAAGGAAATTGAGGATATTATTAAGCAAATTTCTCATCCGCCTACTTCTGAGCAGATTATGGCTGTGGTGGAGAAAAGTGGAATTCCCCAAGCCCAAAAAAATATTTTGATTGATCTGGCCAATACACAAGATATGCCTGATGCTTCACGTGAGGCGCTGGCCCGTAAACTGGTGGAAAATGAAGAAATTAAAGCAATGAAGGGAATAGAAAAAACAGATATTGTAACTCGTTTAGGACCTACTCTGGGATTAATGGGTACTTTAATTCCTATGGGGCCTGGACTCGCTGCATTGGGATCTGGTGATATAAATACTCTGGCTCAGGCAATTATTATAGCATTCGACACCACCGTAGTGGGTCTGGCTGCTGGAGGTATCGCCTATGTAGTTTCTAAAGTCCGCAGGCGTTGGTATGAAGAATATATATCCAACCTGGATACATTAGTGGACTCAGTTCTGGAGGTTATGAAACATGGTGCGAAAACACAAGCGACGAATGCTTTCTAG
- a CDS encoding cobalamin biosynthesis protein CobN, with the protein MRKQMIFLALAMVFAMIICGSVSAANTTMGGELDSEIALNISLEHPEALSGNNLPSVSVKDSNGNSISNISVTKSGNSQYKINFKSNKTSLKVNVTALGHISQLVNVQMNWLNSTNSSYGSSTVNLRAYNLLILSGSSTYSKPVVYSNRKLREEGYYYNLKFFTTSDLTSGNTTIENEIKEFAQKSDIIILEMIGISSVNKIKELINGTNATIWALRSNSTFNNVSYIDSNDTQMRIYWDNSGEENMGRFQLKTLQKIGMYVDPSQDLSPVFYPKVFIYHPDSPIASFTTFNDYLSWYSQNGTYNASAPWVGILGYKSHFMNGNGELLQALLRSLEEKGMNVMLVICDSNDDARASAFSTFFMNGNSSRINALVCCMGYTMVLSNATASAEILEKLNVPVFAPIYASDLDTWENSSSGLSSEVYWQVAWPEMEGRIEPILMGGVESSEIDPFTGISIKKYTPIPDRIERVTSRVVTWVDLQILQNSAKKIALIYYNTAGGKDGVGASYLNVPESISQILKAMDDAGYTVNGNYSVESIISLFLTAGNNVGSWAPGELKKLVDAGAITIPLSDYQKWFATLPQDLQNEVIAKWGPTPGNVMVYDGKIVIPGIMLGNIFVGAQPMRGWGEDPTSIAHSATLPPTHQYIAFYMWLQNSMKANAVIHLGTHGTLEWLPGRSVGLGIEDWPDVLLGNMPNIYPYIMDNTGEGTQAKRRGYAVIIDHLTATLVNSGLYGDLSTLKDKISSYDSTDQSDRKAVLQSEILGLIKSLNLNEDLNIDLNSTSFEDIKNKVEHHLEEIESSLIPYGLHTFGVALNGTELEQMIDSIVSFDIVNRNNTEYRNYLRSLLTSNLEVENLLTVLNGNFVSPSLGGDPIRKGEEVLPTGLNFYSFDPRMAPDSTAWKIGSQMADEMLAQYYAVNGKYPETVGIVLWSTETMRTMGQSIAMILRYMGLEPTYDTSKRFTGYNITSLADLKRPRIDVLVTISGLFRDTFSYTTNVLDNAFRQVANLSESIETNYIRKHYLTDLANYTQIGMNSTIAQILAGSRIFGPPAEAYGTGVAQLIPSTSGWDNQSALVEAYLSKMSYIYGNGIYALNGIDALKNQLKNVDATIQVRDNNYGLLDNDDVYQYLGGLTMTAESISNKDISVYIANTRGTPRIETLGQFMSTEIHSRILNPKWKEGMLNEGFSGANEIANEIGHLFAWEAVIPESVSDETWKSIAENYILDSSVKNQFLKANPYAFASTAAWILEAARRGMISMDAATQTAVANEYIKATVDYGVVCCHHTCANLEFNKWVAKVSSASSATLKAYAKIMQAATGKDIGLLSNDPSTPSQGGSSNGENGQSSSNEDKGQSSSSNSQSSASTQSKESSDSSASESTTGSSNSQQKAYEVTKNPQGSSDSTGVSFFAILGIIGLLGLFGVGYYRKNV; encoded by the coding sequence ATTCGAAAACAAATGATTTTTTTAGCTTTGGCTATGGTTTTCGCAATGATAATCTGTGGATCAGTTTCTGCAGCAAACACTACAATGGGGGGTGAACTAGATTCAGAAATTGCTTTAAATATTTCTTTAGAGCATCCTGAAGCTCTCTCAGGCAATAATTTGCCCAGTGTTTCTGTGAAAGATTCTAATGGAAATTCTATTTCTAATATTTCAGTTACCAAATCTGGAAATAGTCAGTATAAAATTAATTTCAAAAGTAATAAAACCAGTTTAAAGGTCAATGTTACTGCATTGGGGCATATATCTCAACTGGTAAATGTACAAATGAACTGGTTAAACTCAACAAATTCAAGCTACGGTTCTTCAACTGTAAACTTGAGGGCTTATAATCTTCTCATTTTGAGTGGATCTTCAACCTACTCCAAACCTGTGGTTTACTCCAATAGAAAACTTCGAGAAGAAGGATATTATTATAATTTGAAGTTTTTCACTACCAGTGATTTAACTTCAGGAAATACAACCATTGAGAATGAGATTAAAGAATTTGCACAAAAATCAGACATAATAATTCTGGAAATGATTGGAATAAGTTCTGTTAACAAAATTAAAGAGTTAATTAATGGGACTAATGCTACAATATGGGCTTTAAGGTCTAATTCAACATTCAACAATGTTTCATATATTGATTCCAATGATACACAAATGAGAATTTACTGGGATAACTCTGGTGAAGAAAACATGGGTCGATTTCAGCTTAAAACACTTCAAAAAATAGGGATGTATGTTGATCCTTCTCAGGATTTAAGCCCGGTTTTTTATCCTAAAGTGTTCATTTACCATCCGGATTCTCCAATAGCATCATTTACTACATTTAATGATTATTTGAGTTGGTATTCGCAAAATGGAACATATAATGCCAGTGCTCCATGGGTAGGAATATTGGGTTATAAATCTCATTTCATGAATGGAAATGGTGAATTATTGCAAGCACTTTTAAGAAGTCTGGAAGAAAAGGGAATGAATGTGATGCTGGTTATTTGTGATTCAAATGATGATGCCAGAGCCAGTGCATTTTCCACTTTTTTTATGAATGGAAATTCATCCCGTATTAATGCTCTTGTATGCTGTATGGGATACACCATGGTACTTAGCAATGCCACGGCCAGTGCTGAGATTCTGGAAAAACTTAATGTTCCTGTTTTTGCCCCAATTTATGCCTCAGATCTTGATACTTGGGAAAATAGTTCTTCAGGACTTTCCAGTGAGGTATACTGGCAAGTGGCCTGGCCAGAGATGGAAGGTCGTATTGAACCTATATTAATGGGTGGTGTTGAATCTAGTGAGATTGATCCTTTTACTGGTATAAGTATAAAAAAATACACTCCCATACCCGATCGAATTGAAAGAGTCACTAGCAGGGTTGTTACCTGGGTAGATTTACAAATACTCCAAAATTCTGCTAAAAAGATAGCTCTTATTTACTACAATACTGCTGGAGGAAAAGACGGTGTAGGAGCATCTTATCTTAATGTTCCTGAAAGCATATCACAGATTCTAAAAGCAATGGATGATGCTGGTTATACCGTAAATGGAAATTATTCGGTAGAATCAATAATCAGTCTATTTTTAACTGCTGGGAACAACGTGGGCTCCTGGGCTCCCGGTGAACTCAAAAAACTGGTGGATGCTGGGGCTATAACCATACCCTTAAGTGATTATCAGAAATGGTTTGCGACCTTACCTCAAGATCTTCAAAATGAAGTGATTGCTAAGTGGGGACCTACTCCAGGAAATGTCATGGTTTATGATGGAAAAATTGTCATTCCCGGTATAATGCTAGGCAACATTTTCGTGGGTGCACAACCCATGAGAGGATGGGGTGAAGACCCAACTTCTATTGCCCATTCAGCAACATTACCTCCCACACATCAGTATATTGCATTTTACATGTGGTTACAAAACTCCATGAAAGCTAATGCTGTAATTCATCTTGGAACACATGGAACTCTGGAATGGCTTCCAGGTAGAAGTGTAGGACTTGGTATTGAAGATTGGCCGGATGTTCTTCTAGGTAATATGCCTAATATATATCCCTATATTATGGATAACACTGGAGAAGGAACACAGGCAAAAAGAAGAGGTTATGCAGTAATAATTGACCATTTAACTGCTACCCTAGTTAATTCTGGTCTTTATGGTGATCTTTCGACACTTAAAGATAAAATTAGTAGCTATGATTCTACAGATCAATCTGATAGAAAAGCAGTACTTCAAAGCGAAATATTGGGACTTATTAAGTCCTTAAATCTAAACGAAGACCTCAATATAGACCTAAATTCCACCAGTTTTGAAGATATCAAAAATAAAGTCGAACATCATTTAGAGGAAATAGAATCTTCTTTGATTCCCTATGGGCTGCATACATTTGGAGTTGCCCTTAATGGAACTGAATTAGAACAAATGATTGATTCTATTGTTAGTTTTGATATAGTAAATAGAAACAATACTGAGTATCGGAATTATTTACGGTCATTACTTACTTCTAATTTGGAGGTGGAAAACTTATTAACCGTTCTTAATGGAAATTTTGTTTCTCCATCATTAGGTGGTGATCCTATTCGCAAGGGTGAAGAGGTATTGCCTACGGGATTGAACTTTTATTCATTTGATCCGCGTATGGCACCAGATTCAACTGCCTGGAAAATTGGAAGTCAAATGGCCGATGAAATGCTAGCTCAATACTATGCAGTGAATGGAAAATATCCAGAAACTGTGGGAATTGTATTATGGTCTACTGAGACGATGCGTACCATGGGCCAATCTATTGCCATGATATTAAGGTATATGGGTCTAGAACCAACATATGATACTAGTAAACGTTTCACTGGCTATAACATAACCTCATTAGCAGATTTAAAGCGCCCTAGAATTGATGTGCTGGTAACCATAAGTGGATTATTCAGAGACACATTTTCATATACTACTAACGTTTTGGACAACGCATTTAGACAAGTTGCTAATCTATCTGAAAGTATAGAAACCAATTATATACGCAAACACTACTTGACAGATCTAGCTAATTATACCCAAATTGGAATGAATTCTACCATTGCTCAAATTTTAGCGGGATCCCGTATATTTGGTCCTCCTGCTGAGGCATATGGTACTGGTGTTGCTCAATTGATTCCTTCCACATCTGGATGGGATAATCAGAGCGCTCTGGTGGAAGCTTATCTTTCCAAGATGTCATATATTTATGGCAATGGGATATATGCTTTAAATGGTATTGATGCACTTAAAAACCAGTTAAAGAACGTTGATGCTACTATTCAAGTGAGAGACAATAACTATGGGCTCCTGGATAATGATGACGTATATCAATATCTAGGTGGTCTTACAATGACTGCTGAAAGTATTTCTAACAAAGATATCAGTGTTTATATTGCCAATACTCGGGGAACTCCACGCATTGAGACTTTAGGTCAGTTTATGTCTACTGAAATACATTCAAGGATTTTAAATCCTAAATGGAAAGAAGGTATGCTTAATGAAGGTTTTTCAGGTGCCAATGAAATTGCCAATGAAATTGGTCATTTATTTGCCTGGGAAGCAGTTATTCCAGAATCTGTTAGTGATGAAACCTGGAAATCTATTGCTGAAAACTATATACTCGATTCAAGTGTTAAAAATCAGTTTTTAAAGGCTAATCCTTATGCATTTGCTTCAACTGCAGCATGGATACTGGAAGCTGCTCGAAGAGGTATGATTAGTATGGATGCAGCTACTCAAACTGCAGTGGCCAATGAATACATCAAAGCTACGGTGGATTATGGAGTAGTTTGTTGTCACCATACTTGTGCTAATTTAGAGTTCAATAAGTGGGTGGCCAAGGTTTCTTCTGCATCCTCTGCGACACTGAAGGCTTATGCTAAGATTATGCAAGCTGCTACTGGTAAAGATATCGGTTTATTATCCAATGATCCATCTACCCCTTCACAAGGTGGCTCATCTAATGGGGAAAATGGTCAATCTTCATCAAATGAGGATAAGGGCCAATCTTCTTCTAGTAATAGTCAATCTTCTGCTTCTACTCAGTCTAAGGAATCTTCTGATTCATCTGCATCTGAGAGTACAACTGGTTCCAGTAATTCACAGCAGAAAGCATATGAAGTTACTAAAAATCCTCAAGGATCCTCGGATAGTACGGGAGTTTCATTCTTTGCTATTTTGGGGATAATTGGACTTTTGGGACTTTTTGGAGTTGGATATTACAGAAAAAACGTTTAA